In Verrucomicrobiia bacterium, a genomic segment contains:
- a CDS encoding FAD-dependent oxidoreductase, producing MQAAEHEIFHYHSLNELRERIAALGLGPTLELSEDVSALFTPLEVGGLRLANRFVVLPMEGCDGTAEGAPDELTFRRYRRFAAGGAALLWFEATAVVPEGRANPRQLWLHQGTVDAFARLVEMTHRAAQESMGPAHRPFLVLQLTHSGRYSRPGRKPQPIIAHHSKYLDPAHQLPPDYPLISDDELDRLQEAYVQAARLARQAGFDAVDIKACHRYLISELLASFTRENSRYGGEALENRSRLLREVVLKVRAAVPGLMVTSRMNAFDAMAYPYGFGVDRENPQKPDLAEPKQLAQFFAEQQAPVLNITVGNPYHNPHVNRPFDLPVMGAPMSPESPLRGVARFVQIVAELQRAVPQLPMIGGGYSWLRQFFPHLAAANVRKGWVALVGMGRMAFAYPHAVRELAERGRLDPEKVCVACSACTQIMRDGGRTGCVPRDAEIYEPIYKAGRLEALDTILRMAESCRQCNDPTCLSGCPARVNIPRFVALMARRQFREAYEVLREANVLAAVCGYVCPAEVLCQSHCINQHYTETVPIQHLQRWVSRKALEEGWAEEARLLPAATGYKVLVVGGGPAGIAAAVRLAGLGHRVTLLEKDPQTGGALRTVLPEERLPGEVMRQEIEAALASCAGAIERVQGSLDPEHSLDYWLAQGYHGVVLAPGLGQSAPGLKGPRPKSGVEGALEFLARLKQGAKVSGTVLVLGGGNTAMDAAVSALKAGADDVLVIYRRSLQEMPAWPQEREHAIHCGVAMLSLTLPLEYVVDESGHVCGVKVVRTRLGPQDASGRRAPLPIAGTEHVIPGNWVVEAFGQRLDSNLRQALQDVRLTEQGLIWTRPGSLQTSRPGVFAAGDAVNGGTTVVQAVAEGMRAAMELDGWLRQPTTAAAGASDAG from the coding sequence ATGCAAGCCGCAGAGCATGAGATTTTTCATTATCATTCCCTGAATGAGTTGCGGGAGCGTATTGCCGCGCTGGGACTGGGCCCCACGCTGGAGCTGAGCGAGGATGTGTCTGCCTTGTTCACCCCGCTGGAGGTGGGAGGTTTGCGGCTGGCCAACCGCTTCGTGGTGCTGCCCATGGAAGGGTGCGACGGGACCGCCGAGGGCGCGCCGGACGAGTTGACGTTCCGCCGTTATCGCCGTTTTGCGGCGGGGGGGGCGGCCTTGTTGTGGTTTGAGGCCACGGCGGTGGTTCCGGAAGGTCGGGCCAACCCGCGCCAGTTGTGGCTGCACCAGGGCACGGTGGATGCCTTTGCGCGGCTGGTGGAAATGACACATCGGGCGGCGCAGGAGTCCATGGGCCCGGCGCACCGGCCTTTTTTGGTTCTTCAACTCACCCACTCGGGACGCTACAGCCGGCCGGGGCGCAAGCCGCAACCGATCATTGCCCATCATTCCAAGTATTTGGACCCGGCGCATCAGTTGCCGCCGGATTATCCGTTAATCAGCGATGACGAATTGGACCGGCTGCAGGAGGCCTATGTGCAGGCAGCCCGGCTGGCACGGCAGGCGGGTTTTGATGCCGTGGACATCAAGGCGTGTCATCGCTACCTCATTTCCGAGCTGCTGGCGTCCTTTACCCGGGAAAACAGCCGGTACGGGGGGGAGGCACTGGAGAATCGCAGCCGCCTTTTGCGCGAGGTGGTGCTGAAAGTTCGCGCCGCGGTGCCGGGGCTGATGGTGACGTCGCGGATGAACGCCTTTGACGCCATGGCGTATCCCTACGGTTTTGGGGTGGATCGGGAGAATCCGCAAAAGCCGGATCTGGCGGAGCCCAAGCAACTGGCGCAGTTTTTTGCGGAGCAGCAGGCGCCGGTGTTGAACATCACGGTGGGCAATCCCTACCACAACCCGCATGTGAATCGTCCCTTTGATTTGCCTGTGATGGGGGCGCCCATGTCGCCGGAGTCTCCCCTGCGTGGGGTGGCGCGTTTTGTGCAGATTGTGGCGGAGCTGCAGCGGGCGGTGCCCCAACTGCCGATGATTGGGGGCGGCTATTCGTGGTTGCGCCAGTTTTTCCCGCATCTGGCCGCCGCCAATGTGCGCAAAGGCTGGGTGGCGCTGGTGGGCATGGGGCGCATGGCCTTTGCCTATCCCCACGCTGTGCGGGAGCTGGCGGAAAGGGGGCGCCTGGATCCGGAGAAAGTGTGCGTGGCCTGCTCAGCCTGCACGCAAATCATGCGCGACGGCGGGCGCACCGGCTGTGTGCCGCGGGACGCCGAGATTTATGAGCCCATCTACAAGGCGGGGCGGCTGGAGGCGCTGGACACGATTTTGCGGATGGCCGAGAGCTGCCGGCAGTGCAACGATCCCACCTGCCTGTCGGGTTGCCCGGCGCGGGTGAACATACCGCGGTTTGTGGCGTTGATGGCCCGGCGGCAGTTTCGGGAGGCTTACGAGGTGCTGCGCGAGGCAAATGTCCTGGCCGCAGTTTGCGGTTATGTTTGCCCGGCGGAGGTCCTGTGCCAGAGCCACTGCATCAACCAGCATTACACCGAGACGGTGCCCATTCAGCATCTGCAGCGGTGGGTCAGCCGTAAAGCCCTGGAGGAAGGATGGGCCGAGGAGGCGCGGCTGCTGCCGGCGGCCACCGGTTACAAAGTGCTGGTGGTGGGGGGCGGGCCGGCCGGCATCGCGGCCGCGGTGCGGCTGGCCGGGCTGGGGCATCGGGTGACGTTGTTGGAAAAGGATCCGCAAACGGGGGGGGCCTTGCGGACGGTGCTGCCGGAAGAACGGCTGCCGGGGGAGGTGATGCGCCAGGAAATTGAAGCGGCCCTGGCTTCGTGCGCCGGGGCGATTGAACGGGTGCAAGGCTCGCTGGACCCGGAGCATTCCCTGGATTACTGGCTGGCCCAAGGTTACCACGGCGTGGTGCTGGCCCCGGGGTTGGGACAGTCGGCGCCCGGGCTGAAAGGGCCGCGGCCCAAATCGGGCGTTGAGGGTGCCTTGGAGTTTCTGGCCCGGCTCAAACAAGGGGCCAAGGTGAGCGGCACGGTGCTGGTGCTGGGTGGCGGCAACACCGCCATGGATGCGGCAGTCTCCGCGCTCAAGGCGGGGGCGGACGATGTGCTGGTGATTTACCGGCGCAGTTTGCAGGAGATGCCGGCCTGGCCGCAGGAGCGGGAGCATGCCATTCATTGTGGCGTGGCCATGTTGTCCTTGACGCTGCCGCTGGAGTATGTTGTGGACGAGAGCGGTCACGTGTGCGGGGTCAAGGTGGTGCGTACCCGCCTGGGGCCGCAGGATGCCTCCGGGCGGCGGGCGCCCCTGCCCATTGCCGGCACCGAGCATGTGATTCCCGGCAACTGGGTGGTGGAGGCTTTTGGGCAGCGACTGGACAGCAACCTGCGGCAGGCACTGCAGGATGTGCGTCTCACCGAGCAGGGGTTGATCTGGACGCGGCCGGGCAGCCTGCAGACCTCACGCCCGGGGGTGTTTGCAGCGGGCGACGCGGTCAATGGCGGGACGACAGTGGTCCAGGCGGTGGCCGAGGGGATGAGAGCAGCCATGGAATTGGATGGCTGGCTGCGGCAACCTACCACCGCCGCGGCGGGCGCCAGCGACGCGGGTTGA
- a CDS encoding rhodanese-like domain-containing protein yields MEWQTIVIVLAAVAALVLWKSVGLVSVRAALEHLRQGAKVIDVRTPEEYQRDHLPGAVNVPLHELEERIARVAPDKNQPLLLHCLSGGRSGIAARKLRQMGYQQVFNLGGFSRAAKVVRQHTGGK; encoded by the coding sequence ATGGAATGGCAAACAATCGTGATTGTGCTGGCGGCTGTTGCCGCGCTGGTCTTGTGGAAAAGCGTGGGCCTGGTGAGCGTGCGCGCGGCGTTGGAGCATTTGAGGCAGGGGGCCAAAGTCATTGATGTGCGCACGCCGGAGGAGTACCAGCGGGATCACCTGCCGGGAGCCGTCAATGTGCCGCTGCATGAATTGGAGGAGCGGATTGCCCGGGTGGCTCCGGATAAAAACCAGCCCTTGCTGCTGCACTGCCTGAGCGGGGGACGCAGCGGCATCGCCGCCCGGAAACTGCGCCAGATGGGATATCAACAGGTTTTCAACCTGGGGGGATTCAGTCGCGCCGCCAAAGTGGTGCGGCAACACACTGGCGGCAAGTAG